The Streptomyces cyanogenus DNA segment TGTCGGCCACGATGCGGTAGTCCGCGGTGAGCGCGAAACCGAACCCGGCCCCGGCCGCGACGCCGTTCACCGCGGCGACCACCGGCTTCGGTGCCCCGGCGAGCGCCCGCGCGATGGGGTTGTAGTGCTCCTTGACCGTGTTCATCGTCTGCCCGGCCCCGGTCTCCCGGTCACTGGCCAGCAGCCCGATGTGCTCCTTGAGGTCCTGGCCCACGCAGAACGCCCGGTCCCCGGCCGCGGTCAGCAGAATTGCCCGTACGGCCGTGTCCCCGGCCGCGGATTCCGCCGCCTCCCGGAGAGCGACCTTGGTCGCGATGTTCAGCGCGTTCATCGCCTCGGGGCGGTTCAGCGTGATCGTCGCGAGTCCGTCGCTCACCTCGTAGAGCACGGTGTCGGCCATGGCGCATCCCCTCCGGTGTCGCGGCTGGTGACGTACCGCTCAGTACGTCCCTGTCTGAGGACAGCATGGCGGAGATCACCGCCCGAGAGCCGGACCGGACGTGTGACCTGCGTCAAAGAAAACGGGAGCGGATCCACCCGGCCGATCTTCGTGGGATGGCGAAGTATCGCAGCCACATCGCCGAATTGGGTGGTTTTGCTCGCGCGCGTTGCCCAAGCGATGCCGACCGATGTTGGTCATCGGGTCCTGCGATGCGGGATAATGGCTGGGAAGCAATGTGTTCGATGCCGGTGTCGCGTGTCCGTTACGGATGGCGGATGCCCTTGCGGGGCGGTCGGCAGACGATGAGCTGGTTTCAGGAAGGGGAACGAGCATGGCGGCCATGAAGCCGCGGACGGGCGATGGCCCGCTCGAGGTGACCAAGGAGGGGCGGGGCATCGTCATGCGCGTTCCGCTCGAAGGCGGCGGTCGACTCGTCGTCGAGCTGACCCCTGACGAGGCCGAGGCGCTCGGCGACGCCCTCAAGAAGGTCGTCGTCTGACGTCCCAGTCATCCTGTCCTACCGGCTGCCCCGGCATCGTACGCGGTGTCGGGGCAGCCGCGTTCGGGCCCCTCACCTGCGGGTTCAGCGCTTGACGGCGCACAGCAGGCCGTCGCCCACCGGGAGCAGCGAGGAGACCAGTTCCTGGCTCTCCCGTACGGTGCGCAGCAGCTCGCGCAGCCGCAGCACCTCGGTCGGCTGCGGCCCCGAGTCGACCGTACGGCCGTTGGCGAAGACGCCCTCGAAGACCACCAGGCCGCCCGGCCGCAGCAGACGCAACGATTCGGCGAGGTAGTCCGGGTACTCCAGCCGGTCGCCGTCGCAGAAGACCAGGTCGTAGCCGGCGTCGGCCAGGCGCGGGAGCACGTCCAGCGCGCGGCCGGGGATGAAGCGGGCCCGGTTGCTGGCGAAGCCGCAGACGCGGAAGGCCTGCCGGGCGAACTGCTGGTGGTCCGGCTCCGGGTCCACCGTGGTGAGCACCCCGTCCGGCCGCATCCCGTGCAGCAGATGGATCCCGGACACTCCGCAGCCCGTGCCGATCTCCGCGACCGCCTTCGCGTCCACGGAGGCGGCGAGCAGTCGCAGCGCGGCGCCCGTGCTGGGCGACACCGAGCGCAGCCCTGCCTCGCGGGCCCGGTCGCGGGCCCAGCGCAGCGCTTCGTCCTCGGCGACAAAGGCGTCGGCGAACGCCCAGCTCGTCTGCCGGTTGCCGGTAATGACCCTCTCCTGTCCCCGTGGTTGCCTGGGCGTGACTGTATCCGTTGGCGTCGGGAACCCGCAGATGGGACCGGGCGTTTATAGGGATGAGCCGGTGGTCGGGGACGCGACGGGGGGCGAGAGGTGGATCAGGACGCCGAGCAACTGCTGACGCAGCCGGATGAGCCGTATCAGCGTGTATCAAATTCTCGTAAAACCGCTTATCCGGAGCTAACGGGCGAGGTGGCTATGGTAGGGGCTCCACTGGACACCACCAGAGCCGACAGGGGAGGTGCGGCTGCGCCCGGGGATCGGGGCGGAGTGCTGCGGCGCTTCCTCGGGTCGGCGGGCAGGCCGAAATCCGTGACCGACACCGCTGACAGCCACGCCACCGGTCTCGCCGCCGGCGAGACCCAGACCGCGACCTTCGCCACCGACGCGGACGGGCAGGCGTGGACTCCGCCCACGTGGGACGAGATCGTCAGCACGCACAGCGGCCGGGTCTACCGTCTCGCCTACCGCCTGACGGGCAACCAGCACGACGCCGAGGACCTCACCCAGGAGGTCTTCGTCCGCGTCTTCCGCTCCCTGTCGACGTACTCGCCGGGCACCTTCGAGGGCTGGCTGCACCGCATCACCACGAACCTCTTCCTGGACATGGTCCGGCGCAAGCAGCGCATCCGCTTCGACGCCCTCGGCGAGGACGCGGCCGAGCGCCTGCCCAGCCGCGAGCCCACCCCGCAACAGCTGTTCAACGACGCCCACTTCGACGCCGACGTCCAGCAGGCCCTCGACACCCTCGCGCCCGAGTTCCGCGCCGCCGTCGTCCTGTGCGACATCGAGGGACTGTCGTACGAGGAGATCGCCGCGACCCTCGGCGTGAAGCTCGGCACCGTCCGCTCCCGTATCCACCGCGGCCGGTCCCAGCTCCGGAAGGCCCTCGCGCACCGCTCCCCGGAGGCCCGTGCGGCCGAGCGGCGCTCCTTCCTGGCCCGGGTCCCCGCTCTGGGGGGAGGGGGCGCGACCGCGTGAGTGGATCACGGCCGAAACCTGTCGAGAAGGTGCATCTCGCAGAGCAGCACCTGGGAGACCGGCTCTCCGCCCTGGTGGACGGAGAGCTCGGTCATGAGACGCGTGAGCGCGTCCTCGCGCACCTGGCCACCTGTGCCCGGTGCAAGGCGGAGGCGGACGCGCAGCGCGCGCTGAAGAACGTCTTCGCGGAGGCGGCCCCGCCCCCGCCGTCGGCGAGCTTCCTGGCCCGCCTCCAGGGGCTCCCCGGGGGAGGTGACCCGGACGGCGGCGGCACGCCGTCTCCCGGGGGCGGACTCCTCGGCGGTCCCACCGGAGCGGCCCGCACCTCCGGGGCCTTCGGTGTGAGGCGCGGCGAGCGCCTCCCGTTCGGGTACGTCCCCGCCCGCGCGCACGGCTACCTCCCGGCCGGCGTCCCCGCCCCCGAGGACCGCGGCTTCCGCATCCACCCCGTCGGCCGCCCGGACGACGGCCGCTCCGCCTCGCGCGGACTGCGGTTCGCGTTCGCCGCCGCCGGTGCGGTGTCGCTGGCCGCGATCGCCCTCGGCGGCGTCACCACCGCCATCCCCGGCGATCCGGCCACGGACACCCGGGGCGGCCCCGGCACCGGCAGCAATGTCACTCCGGCCCGTTCGGCGGGCACCGGCTCGGTGGGCGGCGCGGCCACGCCGGACAGCCAGCGCCGCCGCCCGGTCGGGCCGCTGCTCGCGCAGGGCGGCTCGCTGACCGGACCGGCGCCAGTGGCGCCTACGACCCTCTCCGCGCCGCTGCTGCCCGGGCTGCCGGACCCCACCGCCGAGCAGACCCGCCCCAAGGGGGTGCGCGGCCTGACAGCTCCGGTGCTGGCCGGTGCAGCCGCCGTCTCCCCGCTGATACGTCCGCTCGACGACACGGTGGCCCTGCCGCTCGCCGACTGGCCCACCACCGTCGGAGCCACCGGCTCCGGCCTGCTGTCCACCCCCGTCCCCGACTCCGACTCCGCTTCCCCCGCCGATCCCGCCCCCTCCGCCTCACCGGCCTCTCCGGCCACACCCCGCCAGTCGCCCTGACCGGCCACTGCGCCCCGGCCGGCGAACCTGGTTGAATCCCTGGGAGGCCGTGCCCGCGGCGACGCCCCGGGAGCGGCAGTCGATGTTCCATGGCCGCGGCAGCGCGCGGTCACGGCCCAGCCGTGGGGAGAGCATGAACGAGGGGAACCGTGTCCCGCCGGTGGACGGACCGGAGGGACCGGCGGGGGCGACACCGGCCGGCCGGCCCGCGGCCACCCAGGGCGCCGTACCGGAGAACACCGGAGCCGACGGCGACTTCGAGCTGGCCAAGCCGGCACCGGTCCCGCCGGCCGGCACGGAGCAGCGCGACGCCGCAGCGGCCGACGAGGGTGACGCCGTAGGGGGCGACGCGGGGGTGGCTGGAGCGGTCGGTGCCGGAGCTGTTGTGGCCGGTGCTGGAGCGGCTGTAGCGGCCGATGCCGGTGAGTCCGGAGCGGTCGGTGTCGGTGAGGCCGGTAAGGCCGTAGCGGTCGGTGCCGGAGCTGTTGTGGCTGCCGGTGCTGGAGTGGCTGTAGCTGCGGATGCGGGGGCGGCCGGGGCCGCTGGTGCTGGCGCGGTTGCGGCGGTCGGTGCTGTAGCGGCTGTAGCGGCCGATGTCGGTGAAGCCGGTGAGGCCGGAGCGGTCGATGCCGGAGCGGTTGCGGCGGCCGGTGTCGGAGCGGCCGGGGGAACCTCCTGGGCGGCCCCCGCCGAGCGGCCCAAGCCGCTGCACGACCCCGACCCCTACGGCACCCCGCCGTACGGCGAACCCG contains these protein-coding regions:
- a CDS encoding zf-HC2 domain-containing protein, producing the protein MSGSRPKPVEKVHLAEQHLGDRLSALVDGELGHETRERVLAHLATCARCKAEADAQRALKNVFAEAAPPPPSASFLARLQGLPGGGDPDGGGTPSPGGGLLGGPTGAARTSGAFGVRRGERLPFGYVPARAHGYLPAGVPAPEDRGFRIHPVGRPDDGRSASRGLRFAFAAAGAVSLAAIALGGVTTAIPGDPATDTRGGPGTGSNVTPARSAGTGSVGGAATPDSQRRRPVGPLLAQGGSLTGPAPVAPTTLSAPLLPGLPDPTAEQTRPKGVRGLTAPVLAGAAAVSPLIRPLDDTVALPLADWPTTVGATGSGLLSTPVPDSDSASPADPAPSASPASPATPRQSP
- a CDS encoding DUF3117 domain-containing protein codes for the protein MAAMKPRTGDGPLEVTKEGRGIVMRVPLEGGGRLVVELTPDEAEALGDALKKVVV
- the sigE gene encoding RNA polymerase sigma factor SigE → MLRRFLGSAGRPKSVTDTADSHATGLAAGETQTATFATDADGQAWTPPTWDEIVSTHSGRVYRLAYRLTGNQHDAEDLTQEVFVRVFRSLSTYSPGTFEGWLHRITTNLFLDMVRRKQRIRFDALGEDAAERLPSREPTPQQLFNDAHFDADVQQALDTLAPEFRAAVVLCDIEGLSYEEIAATLGVKLGTVRSRIHRGRSQLRKALAHRSPEARAAERRSFLARVPALGGGGATA
- a CDS encoding O-methyltransferase; its protein translation is MCGFPTPTDTVTPRQPRGQERVITGNRQTSWAFADAFVAEDEALRWARDRAREAGLRSVSPSTGAALRLLAASVDAKAVAEIGTGCGVSGIHLLHGMRPDGVLTTVDPEPDHQQFARQAFRVCGFASNRARFIPGRALDVLPRLADAGYDLVFCDGDRLEYPDYLAESLRLLRPGGLVVFEGVFANGRTVDSGPQPTEVLRLRELLRTVRESQELVSSLLPVGDGLLCAVKR